The Vibrio crassostreae genomic interval ACGATTCGCACAGGCTCTAACTCAGGAGCAAAGCGTTTCTCATCGGTTTCAGACACATCCGACGCCCTTAGAGCTTCGTCTTCAATGCTGAACCGTCCGCTGTAGAGATCAATCGCAACCGCAGCGACTTCATCTAACAAGGCTTGTTTAGCGGCGTATTGCATGTCATCAACCACACCTCTTGTCATCGATGCCGTCGCCTGTTCTCGACCCAAATCGGAAATCACTTTTAGCGGATTCAAATATAGGTTTTTAAGATGGTTGCCCCAAATAGCCGCTTTGAAGATCTTCTGACCTAGCTCGCCGTATTTATCATAAGCTTCATAGCCCGCTTTGATGTAGGAAACCTTAAGATACTCAATGCCGGGTATATGCTCTCGCACTACCAACTTGTAACGTCGACTTACTTCTTCGAACAGTTTTAGCCCTTCAGGAATCGAAAAATCGAGCGATTTCTTATCAAACTTTTTCGCAACGAATTCAAGTACCTCTAAACCGGTTTGGTCTAGGTTGCCCCACTCTATGTCGACCATTAATTGTTGGCGTACATGATGTTTTGAATCATTCCAGATCGACAGTTCTTTTTGAGACCAATCAGTCGAAGCCTTAACCAATGCATCGTTGATATCAGCTTTTTTATGTTGTGATTCAGCTTCAGCAATATCCTCGCCAAGGTCATCGCTCTCTTTATTTGGGAAGGGCTCCGTACTTGAAGATCGGCTTGAAGAATCGCGTGAAGAACGACTAGAAATGTATAAAGGAATGGTAAATACCAATGTACTCACGGCAATGGCAATCGACATTTCCAACAGATAGCCGTATTTGACGGCCAAAAACAGGCCAAAGCCCATCATGATGAGGCTTGGGAAGATCGCCGAAATCAGAGCAATACCCCAGCGGCCACTCGATAGCACCGCCAGTAATCGAAATAAGTTTCTAATTTTCTTCATAGCCCGACGCCGCCTTACCTTTTTTCAGGGATTCTTTGTAGATCTTCTGCATCTCTTGTTCAGACACTTCTTCGCCTTTGTTCTTATGATAGAAGTAAAAGCAGGCCGCGCGACCTAAACCATAAGAGGTGCCGAAACTCATTGCCGCAGCAGCAACCGCGCCGACCGTTTGACCATAAACGGGAATCAGCTTTATCAACTGTCGAGTACCCAGTTTCATTCCATATTGCACAGCAAAGCTGCTTCCCAGAGTACCTATCAACTCACTAAAGACTCTCTTGTTCCATTCAACACCATATTGGTTTGCCAAGCTATGAAGCATTTTGGCTTGAATCGCAGGTACCGATACCAAGCCAACACCCGGAATCAAATCACTGGCCGCTGCACTTCCTGCGTACCAGAGCACTTCGTTTTCTACTTGGTCAAAGTTGGCTTCTTCTTGGGTGGAATGTTCTTTGTCGACGACCATCATTCCGATAACAGGAAGCATATTAGTCAGCTGTTCAATCAGGGCTTCATAATTGTAGATTACGCCACTGTTGTTGCTCTCGTCATCCGTTTCGAAATCCACTGCGACCGATTCAAACCCTTTACCCCAAACCTTTTCTACTTGGTTGGTGTTGAACTGAATTTGCCTTGCTCGATCTGTTTCACTGGAAGACAACACAGCGGTATGAACAAGCAGCAAGTGTTTAATCTTCTTCTGTTTCTTAATCTGTTTTAGAGCAGCAAGCACGGCGGATTGTTCAGGCTCGTCGGCTTTCATCACCACAACGAGCGCATTACCTGCCTGACCAATCTCTTCCAGATCTTCTTTCGCATCATAATTCGCTTCACTTAGACCTCTGGTATCGAGAAAGCGCATCACGGGTTTGTCTTGCGGAAACTCATATGACATCGCCGTCATGGTACACGGAGCAAATCCATTGCCGACTTCAACAGAAGAGTCACCAGTAACCGCTTGAATAAACGATGACTTGCCCGCGCCCGTTTTGCCCAACAGCCACAATGTAGGAAGATGCTTACGCTGATATTCATGGGCCTGAGTAAGATCAGGATTCTTGCTCGGATTAATGAAGTCTTTTATTTGATCAAACATGTTTAGAGTAACGCTCACTTGATGTTGAGATTCGGGTTGATGACAAAGCAATACTGACTTATATAACCACAAATCATATTAAACTTATGTTTGTTCAGTCGCACAGGTTTACAATGCCTAAACGCTTGTTTTTATTTGCGCACTCATTTTTATAGACGCTTTTTTATACGTACGGGTATCATCGTATTGATTCACGTACCTAACGAACATCAACAAACACAGAGAGCTCAAAGAGAAGTATGGAACAAATTTATTTAGCGGGTGGTTGCTTGTGGGGTGTACAAGAGTTCATTAAGTATGTGCCTGGCGTGATCAACACAGAAGCGGGCCGTGCCAATGGAAGTTCTCAAACAAAGGATAACCAAAGCAAACCAAGCGAATACGATGGCTACGCAGAATGTGTACAAATTGAGTTTGACCCAAGCCTCACTTCAGTAACCACGCTAATGGGCCACCTCTTTGAGATCATTGACCCGTACAGTGTGAATAAACAAGGTATCGATGTCGGAGAGAAATACCGAACTGGCGTATACAGCACTAATGCCGAACACTTAACAGAAGCTAAGTGTTATATCGCCGCGCGAGATGATGCCGACCGTATTGCTGTTGAGGTGTTGCCATTGACCCATTATGTTGCCAGCGACAACATCCATCAGCATCACTTAAGTCACTTCCCTGAAGATCATCACTTATGTCATATCCCTTGGGATCTGCTGCATAAATACAAATCATAGTGAACGCCCAAGATCGATAAAGCCTCAACAAGCATTAGCCGTTGAGGCTTTTTTGGTTTTGATTGGTACGAGCTATTGTGAACCAATTCGATAACTCATACCATTAAGCATTTAGCGTTAATAAATAAGTTACTTAGTTGTGTTCTCAAGTACGTAATCTGGACCTGCTGTTTCAGCGGTCACAACTGAGAGTTTAGACACATCTGCGCCCTCACCTTGGTAAGCATTCAGGCCATTCTCGACCGTTACTTTTGGTAGCTCAACCGAGTAGCTTTCAATCAGTTCAGAGCCTGTGACTTGACCAACGTAAGTTTCGTCCGTGTAAGATGCGCCAACTAGCGGGAAGTCTTGAGTAGCACGAACACTTACAAACTCAGGTGATTGCGAGTTATCAACCACGTTGTGTTTGAACGCAATATCAACACCGGCATAAATGCCTTCTACTTCTGCGTTATTAAACAGGCTTACGCGATGGCTTTGATTACCGTAAACAATGCCCCACTCCGTATCGACTAGAGAGTTGTTTTCGATGGTGATGTTTTTCGGTGTCCATTGCTTGTTAAGCTCTTTACCTTTCACCGATTGATCTAACTGCTCGCCATTCGCGACATCAATGATGCCCGTGTTAATCACGATACCACCACGTAAGTCAGCGTTACCTTCAATCACACCATCACGGCCACGAGTGTTAGCAATGTAGTTGTTGCGGATCACATGATCTTCATCGTAGATACGAATACCGCCGGTCAGGCGCTTCTCGTTACCCAAGATCATGTTGTTCTCAACCGTGTTGCCTTTGCCGTGACGCAGTGAAATCAGTGCCGCACTTTGGAAGATCGTGTTGCCTGAAATCGTATTGTCGCCCGACTTAATAGAGATAAGCTCACGCTCACCATCCATATCGATCATCAGGTTGTTCACGAACTTGGAGCTTGAATCCCACTGCGAAGACTTAGAGTCACCGATACGGATCGCTTCCCAGCTGTTGCCGTTGTAGCGAATTGCTTCTTTGATATCGAACTCATTAAACTGATTTGGCTTTTGATCCATAAAGATATTGTTCGCGATCAAGTGGTTGTCTGACGTGTCATCCTTTTGAACGCCAATCAAAGTGCCGCGCTTTTGCTTACCTTCGAAACGGTTGTTGATCACTTTGCCGTCTTTACCCCATAGAGAAACCCAAAGGTACTTTGGATACTCAGAGCGACGCTCATCTGGCTCGTACGTGTAATAGTGGTTGAAGTAGTAGAATGTTGAGTTTTGTAGCGTGTTGCTATTACCCATCATACGTACTGCGCCAAAACGTTCGTTTGGACCGCCTTCCGTAAACACTAGGCCATCAAGCGTGATGTCATCACCTTTCAATTCAAACTGGATCAAGCCAGTGATCCATGCAGAACCCGCCTGCTCAGCTTTGATAGTGATGTCATTCGCGGTAATTGTCACTTGGCCTAAGTTCGCGTATTTACCGTTAGGGATAACCACTTCGTCGCCATCTTTTAGGTTTTCAAATTGTGCTTTAAGTGCAGCCACGTGTTCTTCTGAAGCAACATCTAGTGTATTGCCATCAACCTCAGTTAAGCGGTCACTGCTTAGTAAGTAACTACGATCGATTTCGCTGATCGAAGGCACCGCTTGCTCAACCGCGCTGATCACGGGTGCTGCTTTTTCTTGAGTCGTGCAGCCTGTCGCGAAAGCTAACGTAAACGCGCTAATAATGCTTACCGAAATTAATTTTTTCTTCATTTTACATCTCACATTAAATAATGGATTACCAAAATAACGGCCACCCAAACTGGTGACCGTTTTATTAAAGTTTTCTTTGTTTGAACTTATAATTTCTTAAGACTTGTCGTCTTATTGAAAGCCGTATCTCTTGAGGGATAAGAACTTAGCTTGCAGCTGGTGTTACTTCGTCTTGCTTCTCGACCTTGTCATCCACCGCTTTAACAAGCAGCAAACCAACAGAGAATACAATCAAGCCACAAAGAACGAACACCATGCGTCCCCACATTGGGTTAGGCAGTACGAACATTGTCATCACGCCCACACCCGCAACTGCGATAAGTGAACCCAACATACGACGTTGCTTGTTATCCAGTTTCTTCTGCTCGTTACTTTCAGCAACCAATGGTGTCGCTAGGTTGTTGAAGAACTTGTCTACGTCTTTCTCACGGTGCTCAGCAAGAGGCTTGTAGAACAGTGTTGATAGTACGAAGAAGCCAGCAGTAAATACGATGTGACCGATAAGGCCGATAGCCACTTTCAGGTCAGCCCATTCACGGCCTGTTAGCTCGTTTAGACCGAACCAGTTTTGGATCATGTCAGCTGTGATAACGAAACCTACGAAGTAAGAAACCACACCACCTACAACTAGCGTGCCCCAACCTGCCCAATCCGGTGTTTTACGGATGAAGAAGCCACAGAATGCTGGAATCGTCATTGGGAAGCCGATCAATGCGCCCACGTACATCATAGTGTCGAAAAGGCTCAGACCTTTAAGAGAGTTGATGAACAGAGCAACCAAGATGATAGCGATGCCGAAGAAAGTAGACGTTAGTTTAGAAACAACCATTAGCTCTTTTTCGTTCGCTTTAGGGCGAAGAATCGGCTCGTAGAAGTTCTTAACGAAGATACCTGAGTTACGGTTTAGACCAGAGTCCATTGAAGACATGGTTGCTGCGAACATAGCGGCAATCAGAAGACCAACCATACCTGCAGGCATGTATTCTTGAACGAAGTAAAGGTAAGCGAAGTCAGCGGCTTTGCTGCCAGCTTCAGGGTAAGCGGCTGCTAAATCAACACCTTGACCAGCCATGAACCAAGAAGGCATGAACCAGATGATTGGACCAAGCGTCATTAGTACACATGCAAGTAGAGCGGCTTTACGTGCGTTGTTTGAATCTTTCGCAGCAAGGTAACGGTAAGAGTTAAGCATGTTGTTGGTGATGCTGAACTGCTTTAAGAAGATGAACACAGCCCAGATGCTGAAGATGCTCATGTAGTTAAGGTTGTCACCCGTGATGAACGAATCCGTTGGGAAGTCGCTAACGATCTGTGTAACACCGCCACCGTGGTAAATAGCAACGACTGCACATGTCACCGTTACTGCCATGATGATAACCATCTGCATAAAGTCAGATGCGATTACCGCCCAAGAGCCGCCCGTCACTGACATGACCAGTACAACCAGACCCGTAAGGATAATCGTTGTTGTCATATCAAAGCCGAAGATACCCGATGCGATGATCGCTAGACCATTCAACCAAATACCTGCTGAGATAACGCTGTTTGGCATACCAGACCAAGTGAAGACTTGCTCATTCACTTTACCAAAACGCATACGAATCGCTTCAATTACCGTAACAACACGCAGTTGGCGGAACTTCGGAGCGAAGTAAAGGTAGTTCATTAGGTAACCGAACGCGTTAGCAATGAAGATAATCGCTACCGCAAAACCATCGGTAAAAGCTTTACCTGCGGCGCCGGTAAATGTCCACGCACTGAACTGGGTCATAAATGCTGTTGCACCTACCATCCACCACAGCATATTACCTCCCCCACGGAAGTAATCACTTGTCGTACTTGTAAACGTTCTAAACATCCACCCTATCGCAATTAAGAATAGGAAATAGATGCCAACTATCAGGGTATTGAGTTCCATCTTTAAGACCTTTTTATTTATGTTTTTTGTTAGGGTCACTATAGATAGATGGCAAGTGTATTTGTACTACAATAATTTAAATGCGTGACAATGATCTTACAGTCTGACTCTCAAGTAATCATACAAGTGATCGAGTTCAAATTTGCACCGCCTGGGAGCACCTTTTCATCAACTTAGTGCAGACTCCAGCGCCAGAAACCCACAAAAACCCCGTAAAATAAGAACAAAGTCACTAAAATACTGATAACAGACGTTAAAAACGGTTAATCGTTACGGAAAATTTTTATATGAGAACAACGGAAACACCGCGTGATATAGTTTATAAAAATGAATAAACACGACACGTTTGTATTACAAATATAGCGAATTTATAGTCAGGTTTTGCTTTGAAAAGTTCCCTTCATTAGACCGCTAATAATGAAAACTTGAAAACCACTAATAGATACTGACAGTTGGCCATTGAAGTGAAATGCTTTTAACACACCGGTTACACTTTCCCCTGTCCAATAAAAAGGTGTCATTATGAAGAAATACATCCCTATATTGATTGCTCTTAGTACGATGTCTTCTATGAGTTATGCAGCTACACCACGCGAAGATGCTGTCGACTATTTACAGATGCGTAAAGGCTTGGCTTATCAAGTAAACCATTCAAAACCCTTTACTGGTCAGTTTGAAGAGAAGTTCGATAACGGACAAGTCGCGACCCAAGCTCAATTTGCCGACGGCCTAGAACTTGGTTTAGAAACCAGTTGGTATCCAAATGGCCAAGTCGCTTCTAAAGTGAATTACGTTAAAGGTGAATTACAAGGCAAGGCAGAAACCTGGTATCCCAACGGTCAGAAGAAAGCCGAGCTCAACTATAAAGACAACGAACTATCGGGTGTTGCCTCTCGATGGTATCCAAATGGCGAGCAAAGCCTAACGGCAGAATACAGTGACGGACAAAAAGATGGTCTGGTGACTGATTACTACACTAATGGCAATAAAG includes:
- a CDS encoding GTPase family protein encodes the protein MKKIRNLFRLLAVLSSGRWGIALISAIFPSLIMMGFGLFLAVKYGYLLEMSIAIAVSTLVFTIPLYISSRSSRDSSSRSSSTEPFPNKESDDLGEDIAEAESQHKKADINDALVKASTDWSQKELSIWNDSKHHVRQQLMVDIEWGNLDQTGLEVLEFVAKKFDKKSLDFSIPEGLKLFEEVSRRYKLVVREHIPGIEYLKVSYIKAGYEAYDKYGELGQKIFKAAIWGNHLKNLYLNPLKVISDLGREQATASMTRGVVDDMQYAAKQALLDEVAAVAIDLYSGRFSIEDEALRASDVSETDEKRFAPELEPVRIVLVGQTSSGKSSLINALKQELVAEVDVLPSTDTSTVYNAFVDDNDVRVVDLQGLDGNPKTEALMLKEMTQADVVLWVLKANQSARELDKQLKDRFDAFYDDPKNISRKKPIVVSVVNQVDRLKPVDEWKPPYDLENPTSAKAKIIAQALEYNQTLLQPDIALPLAIAPEKVQFGLDTLRQTLIEGIADANNVQRNRQRLEAMKRGTSVKGQLNKAVNAGKKVAPSALKAATPKLAEMAIKQVVKKK
- a CDS encoding YcjF family protein, encoding MFDQIKDFINPSKNPDLTQAHEYQRKHLPTLWLLGKTGAGKSSFIQAVTGDSSVEVGNGFAPCTMTAMSYEFPQDKPVMRFLDTRGLSEANYDAKEDLEEIGQAGNALVVVMKADEPEQSAVLAALKQIKKQKKIKHLLLVHTAVLSSSETDRARQIQFNTNQVEKVWGKGFESVAVDFETDDESNNSGVIYNYEALIEQLTNMLPVIGMMVVDKEHSTQEEANFDQVENEVLWYAGSAAASDLIPGVGLVSVPAIQAKMLHSLANQYGVEWNKRVFSELIGTLGSSFAVQYGMKLGTRQLIKLIPVYGQTVGAVAAAAMSFGTSYGLGRAACFYFYHKNKGEEVSEQEMQKIYKESLKKGKAASGYEEN
- a CDS encoding peptide-methionine (S)-S-oxide reductase; amino-acid sequence: MEQIYLAGGCLWGVQEFIKYVPGVINTEAGRANGSSQTKDNQSKPSEYDGYAECVQIEFDPSLTSVTTLMGHLFEIIDPYSVNKQGIDVGEKYRTGVYSTNAEHLTEAKCYIAARDDADRIAVEVLPLTHYVASDNIHQHHLSHFPEDHHLCHIPWDLLHKYKS
- a CDS encoding polysaccharide lyase 6 family protein; this translates as MKKKLISVSIISAFTLAFATGCTTQEKAAPVISAVEQAVPSISEIDRSYLLSSDRLTEVDGNTLDVASEEHVAALKAQFENLKDGDEVVIPNGKYANLGQVTITANDITIKAEQAGSAWITGLIQFELKGDDITLDGLVFTEGGPNERFGAVRMMGNSNTLQNSTFYYFNHYYTYEPDERRSEYPKYLWVSLWGKDGKVINNRFEGKQKRGTLIGVQKDDTSDNHLIANNIFMDQKPNQFNEFDIKEAIRYNGNSWEAIRIGDSKSSQWDSSSKFVNNLMIDMDGERELISIKSGDNTISGNTIFQSAALISLRHGKGNTVENNMILGNEKRLTGGIRIYDEDHVIRNNYIANTRGRDGVIEGNADLRGGIVINTGIIDVANGEQLDQSVKGKELNKQWTPKNITIENNSLVDTEWGIVYGNQSHRVSLFNNAEVEGIYAGVDIAFKHNVVDNSQSPEFVSVRATQDFPLVGASYTDETYVGQVTGSELIESYSVELPKVTVENGLNAYQGEGADVSKLSVVTAETAGPDYVLENTTK
- a CDS encoding sodium:solute symporter family transporter, which produces MELNTLIVGIYFLFLIAIGWMFRTFTSTTSDYFRGGGNMLWWMVGATAFMTQFSAWTFTGAAGKAFTDGFAVAIIFIANAFGYLMNYLYFAPKFRQLRVVTVIEAIRMRFGKVNEQVFTWSGMPNSVISAGIWLNGLAIIASGIFGFDMTTTIILTGLVVLVMSVTGGSWAVIASDFMQMVIIMAVTVTCAVVAIYHGGGVTQIVSDFPTDSFITGDNLNYMSIFSIWAVFIFLKQFSITNNMLNSYRYLAAKDSNNARKAALLACVLMTLGPIIWFMPSWFMAGQGVDLAAAYPEAGSKAADFAYLYFVQEYMPAGMVGLLIAAMFAATMSSMDSGLNRNSGIFVKNFYEPILRPKANEKELMVVSKLTSTFFGIAIILVALFINSLKGLSLFDTMMYVGALIGFPMTIPAFCGFFIRKTPDWAGWGTLVVGGVVSYFVGFVITADMIQNWFGLNELTGREWADLKVAIGLIGHIVFTAGFFVLSTLFYKPLAEHREKDVDKFFNNLATPLVAESNEQKKLDNKQRRMLGSLIAVAGVGVMTMFVLPNPMWGRMVFVLCGLIVFSVGLLLVKAVDDKVEKQDEVTPAAS
- a CDS encoding toxin-antitoxin system YwqK family antitoxin, with the protein product MKKYIPILIALSTMSSMSYAATPREDAVDYLQMRKGLAYQVNHSKPFTGQFEEKFDNGQVATQAQFADGLELGLETSWYPNGQVASKVNYVKGELQGKAETWYPNGQKKAELNYKDNELSGVASRWYPNGEQSLTAEYSDGQKDGLVTDYYTNGNKASQAKFSDGEMANGKLTHWNSNGDKVEELTFKNQKITSKQVWMPTQS